The Struthio camelus isolate bStrCam1 chromosome 24, bStrCam1.hap1, whole genome shotgun sequence genome includes a window with the following:
- the LRIF1 gene encoding ligand-dependent nuclear receptor-interacting factor 1 isoform X2: MYRVVQTTGPDGKNLLKLLPISKSSGSFVPIVQSSAMPNNPKANISSPVHLTFKTQLPNATSPSSVKIPVFQSANPGKIILTRTLDKQESVRAASENESLTAKSVANIQSSCVSVDRLSLQNIAVTSSSNQSSTAYMLVNTKSLPVTVKSPVLPSGHHLQIPADAEVKSVPASSLPPAIQQKILAAAATNSPGGADSTKMPTVIYVSPVNTVKTVLPKRLQAICPKPATEVSKPLIMTTAQKASSSPPEAVTSDGQQCQQTPIKWIVQESSQSSAPCLIPVKSSNNMVSKILKTLADMKNVEVNSANMLPLCSTGGSQTKIMPIKDNALVMYNGKVYLLTKRGSDILSAQPDKQASSSPDVSLRKEASKLIDSDAVTKITSKVVNLVLSKNKGMVLSQKDPKTCIKSELASPAGLRKDLMSASAFLVTPRVNQQNSTVNQGQSLPISKSISSGVAPITEVGTQENIYQNGKEKSHSPKAATAALPQSKQDCTFSEDWQKIRCEKMDSPGKFIQIKHQEKPHWKQYLELRKRFGLSKEERVYLKRIPLRTSCEVSEERVCSSNSLKRRNDSCSSLSLDMGITNQHQECVEEEKIIVDLEEDLSKKRKMKSSLLSDSGKRRKTSVKSTTTPSSENTSPSSVVLNKSVSLAPVLLQQSVSTDSVISPLGRDSEQDPCSQNSDITDSSIPISVSCENDTSVIEGSFRDDAFPLTPPDLDETIRDEKIKRLKQLLREREAALEEMRRKMQQT; encoded by the exons ATGTACCGAGTAGTTCAGACGACGGGACCAGATGGAAAAAACCTTCTGAAATTACTTCCAATTTCTAAATCTTCAGGAAGCTTTGTGCCAATAGTTCAGTCTTCAGCCATGCCAAATAATCCTAAAGCGAATATTTCTAGTCCAGTTCATCTTACTTTTAAGACACAGCTTCCCAATGCTACTTCACCTTCATCTGTTAAGATACCTGTTTTTCAGTCTGCTAATCCTGGAAAGATTATTCTTACAAGGACATTAGACAAACAGGAAAGTGTTAGAGCAGCTTCTGAAAACGAAAGCTTAACTGCAAAATCAGTTGCTAACATCCAGAGCAGTTGTGTTTCAGTTGATAGACTGTCTTTGCAGAACATTGCTGTAACAAGTTCATCTAACCAGAGTAGCACTGCGTACATGTTGGTAAACACGAAAAGTCTTCCAGTGACTGTGAAGTCTCCAGTACTGCCCTCCGGCCACCACCTCCAGATACCAGCTGATGCAGAAGTGAAATCTGTTCCAGCTTCTTCTTTACCACCTGCAATACAGCAAAAAATACTTGCAGCTGCAGCAACAAATTCACCTGGAGGAGCTGACAGTACAAAAATGCCAACTGTTATTTACGTATCGCCAGTGAACACAGTGAAAACAGTACTTCCCAAGCGTCTGCAAGCCATTTGCCCAAAACCTGCCACTGAAGTTTCAAAACCATTAATAATGACAACTGCACAGAAGGCAAGTAGTTCTCCTCCAGAGGCAGTAACATCTGATGGTCAGCAGTGCCAGCAAACTCCAATAAAATGGATTGTGCAAGAAAGTTCACAGTCATCAGCACCTTGCCTTATTCCTGTAAAGTCATCAAACAACATGGTTTCCAAGATCTTGAAGACTTTGGCAGATATGAAGAATGTAGAAGTTAACTCTGCAAATATGTTACCACTCTGTTCCACTGGTGGAAGCCAAACAAAAATCATGCCTATTAAAGATAACGCTCTGGTCATGTACAATGGGAAAGTCTATTTGTTGACTAAAAGAGGCTCTGATATTTTGTCAGCCCAACCTGACAAACAAGCATCTTCCTCTCCTGATGTTTCGCTTAGGAAGGAGGCGTCTAAACTAATTGATTCTGATGCAGTCACTAAAATAACCAGTAAAGTAGTGAATCTGGTATTGTCAAAAAACAAAGGAATGGTACTGTCTCAGAAAGATCCAAAAACATGCATAAAATCAGAACTTGCTTCACCAGCTGGCTTAAGAAAAGACTTAATGTCTGCGTCTGCATTTCTGGTGACACCAAGGGTTAATCAGCAGAATTCCACTGTAAACCAGGGACAGAGTTTGCCCATCAGCAAGAGCATTTCAAGCGGAGTGGCCCCTATTACAGAAGTAGGGACACAGGAAAACATATACCAAAATGGCAAAGAGAAGAGCCATTCTCCCAAGGCAGCAACTGCTGCTTTACCTCAGTCTAAACAAGACTGTACTTTCAGTGAAGACTGGCAAAAG ATCCGGTGTGAGAAGATGGATTCACCAGGAAAGTTTATTCAAATCAAACACCAAGAAAAGCCACACTGGAAACAGTACTTGGAATTAAGGAAAAGATTTGGTCTCTCTAAAGAGGAGAGAGTATACCTTAAGAGAATACCCTTAAGGACCTCGTGTGAGGTATCAGAAGAAAGGGTGTGTTCCAGTAATAGCTTGAAAAGGAGAAATGATTCTTGCAGTTCATTGTCACTAGATATGGGAATAACAAATCAACACCAGGAATGCGTTGAAGAGGAAAAG ATAATTGTGGATCTGGAAGAGGACTtgtctaagaaaagaaaaatgaaatcctcACTACTGTCAGAcagtggaaaaagaaggaaaacatcagTCAAATCAACCACAACTCCAAGTTCAGAAAACACCAGCCCAAGTTCTGTAGTACTCAACAAAAGTGTTTCACTTGCACCAGTCCTGTTGCAGCAGAGTGTTTCCACAGACTCTGTTATATCCCCTCTAGGGAGGGACTCTGAGCAAGACCCATGCTCTCAAAATAGTGATATTACAGACTCAAGTATTCCGATTTCAGTGTCTTGTGAAAATGATACTTCAGTTATTGAAGGTTCTTTCAGAGATGATGCTTTCCCTTTGACTCCCCCAGATTTGGATGAAACAATCagggatgaaaaaataaaacgACTTAAACAGCTCTTAAGAGAACGAGAAGCAGCACTAGAAGAGATGCGCAGAAAGATGCAGCAAACCTGA
- the LRIF1 gene encoding ligand-dependent nuclear receptor-interacting factor 1 isoform X1 produces the protein MSRRPLGAPRSREERPGSAAQFIAGCMYRVVQTTGPDGKNLLKLLPISKSSGSFVPIVQSSAMPNNPKANISSPVHLTFKTQLPNATSPSSVKIPVFQSANPGKIILTRTLDKQESVRAASENESLTAKSVANIQSSCVSVDRLSLQNIAVTSSSNQSSTAYMLVNTKSLPVTVKSPVLPSGHHLQIPADAEVKSVPASSLPPAIQQKILAAAATNSPGGADSTKMPTVIYVSPVNTVKTVLPKRLQAICPKPATEVSKPLIMTTAQKASSSPPEAVTSDGQQCQQTPIKWIVQESSQSSAPCLIPVKSSNNMVSKILKTLADMKNVEVNSANMLPLCSTGGSQTKIMPIKDNALVMYNGKVYLLTKRGSDILSAQPDKQASSSPDVSLRKEASKLIDSDAVTKITSKVVNLVLSKNKGMVLSQKDPKTCIKSELASPAGLRKDLMSASAFLVTPRVNQQNSTVNQGQSLPISKSISSGVAPITEVGTQENIYQNGKEKSHSPKAATAALPQSKQDCTFSEDWQKIRCEKMDSPGKFIQIKHQEKPHWKQYLELRKRFGLSKEERVYLKRIPLRTSCEVSEERVCSSNSLKRRNDSCSSLSLDMGITNQHQECVEEEKIIVDLEEDLSKKRKMKSSLLSDSGKRRKTSVKSTTTPSSENTSPSSVVLNKSVSLAPVLLQQSVSTDSVISPLGRDSEQDPCSQNSDITDSSIPISVSCENDTSVIEGSFRDDAFPLTPPDLDETIRDEKIKRLKQLLREREAALEEMRRKMQQT, from the exons atgTCCCGCCGCCCGCTGGGGGCCCCGCGGAGCCGAGAggagcggccgggcagcgccgcgcagTT cATTGCAGGCTGTATGTACCGAGTAGTTCAGACGACGGGACCAGATGGAAAAAACCTTCTGAAATTACTTCCAATTTCTAAATCTTCAGGAAGCTTTGTGCCAATAGTTCAGTCTTCAGCCATGCCAAATAATCCTAAAGCGAATATTTCTAGTCCAGTTCATCTTACTTTTAAGACACAGCTTCCCAATGCTACTTCACCTTCATCTGTTAAGATACCTGTTTTTCAGTCTGCTAATCCTGGAAAGATTATTCTTACAAGGACATTAGACAAACAGGAAAGTGTTAGAGCAGCTTCTGAAAACGAAAGCTTAACTGCAAAATCAGTTGCTAACATCCAGAGCAGTTGTGTTTCAGTTGATAGACTGTCTTTGCAGAACATTGCTGTAACAAGTTCATCTAACCAGAGTAGCACTGCGTACATGTTGGTAAACACGAAAAGTCTTCCAGTGACTGTGAAGTCTCCAGTACTGCCCTCCGGCCACCACCTCCAGATACCAGCTGATGCAGAAGTGAAATCTGTTCCAGCTTCTTCTTTACCACCTGCAATACAGCAAAAAATACTTGCAGCTGCAGCAACAAATTCACCTGGAGGAGCTGACAGTACAAAAATGCCAACTGTTATTTACGTATCGCCAGTGAACACAGTGAAAACAGTACTTCCCAAGCGTCTGCAAGCCATTTGCCCAAAACCTGCCACTGAAGTTTCAAAACCATTAATAATGACAACTGCACAGAAGGCAAGTAGTTCTCCTCCAGAGGCAGTAACATCTGATGGTCAGCAGTGCCAGCAAACTCCAATAAAATGGATTGTGCAAGAAAGTTCACAGTCATCAGCACCTTGCCTTATTCCTGTAAAGTCATCAAACAACATGGTTTCCAAGATCTTGAAGACTTTGGCAGATATGAAGAATGTAGAAGTTAACTCTGCAAATATGTTACCACTCTGTTCCACTGGTGGAAGCCAAACAAAAATCATGCCTATTAAAGATAACGCTCTGGTCATGTACAATGGGAAAGTCTATTTGTTGACTAAAAGAGGCTCTGATATTTTGTCAGCCCAACCTGACAAACAAGCATCTTCCTCTCCTGATGTTTCGCTTAGGAAGGAGGCGTCTAAACTAATTGATTCTGATGCAGTCACTAAAATAACCAGTAAAGTAGTGAATCTGGTATTGTCAAAAAACAAAGGAATGGTACTGTCTCAGAAAGATCCAAAAACATGCATAAAATCAGAACTTGCTTCACCAGCTGGCTTAAGAAAAGACTTAATGTCTGCGTCTGCATTTCTGGTGACACCAAGGGTTAATCAGCAGAATTCCACTGTAAACCAGGGACAGAGTTTGCCCATCAGCAAGAGCATTTCAAGCGGAGTGGCCCCTATTACAGAAGTAGGGACACAGGAAAACATATACCAAAATGGCAAAGAGAAGAGCCATTCTCCCAAGGCAGCAACTGCTGCTTTACCTCAGTCTAAACAAGACTGTACTTTCAGTGAAGACTGGCAAAAG ATCCGGTGTGAGAAGATGGATTCACCAGGAAAGTTTATTCAAATCAAACACCAAGAAAAGCCACACTGGAAACAGTACTTGGAATTAAGGAAAAGATTTGGTCTCTCTAAAGAGGAGAGAGTATACCTTAAGAGAATACCCTTAAGGACCTCGTGTGAGGTATCAGAAGAAAGGGTGTGTTCCAGTAATAGCTTGAAAAGGAGAAATGATTCTTGCAGTTCATTGTCACTAGATATGGGAATAACAAATCAACACCAGGAATGCGTTGAAGAGGAAAAG ATAATTGTGGATCTGGAAGAGGACTtgtctaagaaaagaaaaatgaaatcctcACTACTGTCAGAcagtggaaaaagaaggaaaacatcagTCAAATCAACCACAACTCCAAGTTCAGAAAACACCAGCCCAAGTTCTGTAGTACTCAACAAAAGTGTTTCACTTGCACCAGTCCTGTTGCAGCAGAGTGTTTCCACAGACTCTGTTATATCCCCTCTAGGGAGGGACTCTGAGCAAGACCCATGCTCTCAAAATAGTGATATTACAGACTCAAGTATTCCGATTTCAGTGTCTTGTGAAAATGATACTTCAGTTATTGAAGGTTCTTTCAGAGATGATGCTTTCCCTTTGACTCCCCCAGATTTGGATGAAACAATCagggatgaaaaaataaaacgACTTAAACAGCTCTTAAGAGAACGAGAAGCAGCACTAGAAGAGATGCGCAGAAAGATGCAGCAAACCTGA